A stretch of DNA from Cannabis sativa cultivar Pink pepper isolate KNU-18-1 chromosome X, ASM2916894v1, whole genome shotgun sequence:
AGTACTGCCTAGTGAATACTTTGCTGTAACTGAATTTCACTAATACATTCTGAGTTTACATTTCATCACATGTTATTTTGTTTGTACTGATTTTGCTTATGGGATTTTACATAGGATAGTAAAATTGTTGAGTTTTGATATCGGAATGGTCAAGATGATGGACAGGTCACTGTTATACAAATGATTTTCTAGCTAAACTATTTGATCGAATTGTCATGCTGGATGATGTTGTGAAATTGTGTTTGGCTTGTTTTATTGTGTTACCAATACCAAACTACCTTGTGCTGTTAGTATAGTTGAAAAATTGAGGCTAATATTGTGATTATCTTGTCAATCACAGCTTGGGAACCATTTAGAGATCTTATtccagagaaagagagaggatgTTTCGTAGATGCTTACAGCAAGAGACTAAACTCTGATGACTTGGAAACACAAGTAAGACTTGGCTTGTTTTGCATACTTTAACTATGTCTTTATATTATCACGCGATCACAATAAAAATTCAATCAATGATGCTGCTGCAGACATTTGAAGTACGATTTTCGGTTGGTCATATAAAAGAAGGAAGTTTGTACTATTAGTCTCTTATAGTTGGAAAACACAAGTCCATAGCAAAAATAATACAGCTACATTTGTCTTTAGATTATTTTTTATACACTACCAATTTTTTAGTATGCAGCTGCTAGGGCATGGACAAGATGGGAAATGATGACTGCCCGTCTTATTCCAAATGATGAAAACATCAAGAAAGGAGATGATGACTATTTTTCCTTGGTATTATCATTTTTATACCTGTATCTTTTCATGAACTTTGATcctttttatttggaaaatgtTTTCAATTGTGGATAGCTATAGATTCAATCTATCATATGTATTCTATTGTTTTTTACTTCAGATTACAGGTTCTGTAATTTAATTTGTTATGATGACTGAAGTTAGTCATGGTTCTATAAGTTTAATTTGCTCTTCCCAGGCATTTGCAAGGATTGAAAATCATTATTTTACCAACAAGGGATTCTTTCCTTCAGATTCATACCTATTGGATAACATTGATAAGATACGCCACATAGACGCTACAATTGTTCAGGTTCATATTTACTTTTTCATCCATGTTATGACATGCTCTTCTGAAATGTATAAGATTATTGATGTACTTAATACTTCTTATTGTAATTTCAATTGTTGGCTCAACCTAATAGTTGTGTATTTACCTCAGACAAGGAAATGTAACTAGTAAAAACTATCTTTTCAGGGAAGATATGATGTGTGCTGTCCTATGATGTCAGCTTGGGATCTCCACAAAGTGTGGCCAGAGGCAGATTTTAAGGTAAACTGAACTAAGGCcattttccctttttctttttcaccaTGGGGCTAAATCAACATTGAACTTTGTTGGCCAAACAAATTACTGAACTCTACCATTTTTAACAGGTTGTGAAAGATGCTGGTCACTCAGCCAATGAACCGGGAATAACGGCAGAACTTGTAGCTGCCAACGAACGGCTGAAAAGTAAAATTAAGGCTGGAAGATGAAAGGATCAATGATGCCATACCATGTTTGCCGAGGCAAGCTTTGACAACCCCCAAGGTTTGGAGGTTTCTTGTGAATAAGTTGAAGCAAGTTTCTTGAAATTGCTGCTCCTCCATCTGACTGTAATGCCAATTTCTTCATTGAAATTGTCATTTCCTTTTTGAAATGAAGTTTCTCACTGTGAACTCAACTTGTAGTTTTGTTGATATTTTGAATATGTTGTGTATTCATGCACATTATAGAGAATTACAGTattcatatataaattttttcattacaaataaataaaaaatgacgaGTATTAGCACATAGGCTAGTCAAAAAATACATGTGAAAAAAAAACGGGGAGCTTTTAGTACAATTAAAAAAGAATCAATGATATtattgaacaaaaaaaaattcaatgatATGATTGAACAGCATTACAACAAGATACAACAAGATATCTATCATACAGTGAGGAACAATTTAAGCCACCTTCCTCGTGCAGCTCTTTGGTACATGAAGACTGAAAATTTGGCTCCTTGGGTATGGTACTCGGCCCTCTTTTTCTTGACACTGATCTTGGGTATGTTACAACAAGACATATCTATCATACAGCGAATGAGGAACAATCTAAACCACCTTCCTCGTGCAGCTCTTTGGTACATGAAGACTATGAAAATTTGGCTCCTTGGGCATGGTACTCGGCCTTCTTCCTCTTGACACTGATCTTGGGGCAACAGGACAAGATGCCTCGGTTGTTGAAGAAATGCTATGTTTAGACGGCTTTGCAGCTTCCTTGCGTCTGGGGATAGTTGAAGACTTTTCCTTTATTACGCCAAGTCGACCAGATGTTTTAACTGTTCTGCTTGATGCAATCCTAAAAAGAGAGTTTGaagttatttttactttttatttttttcaccaTAACCAAAAACTGAAATTCTATGAAGGAGCCTCACCCTTGAGGTTGAGGCCTCAATTTGGCTCTTTCTGAGCTTTTTTCTGGGGTTGTTGAAACTGCTTCACTGTGAGCCTCATGCTTCGTAGTAGAATTAGTCCGTGAAGTCCTAGCTCTTCCCTGCACATATGGTGACAGTAAGTTTTCAGATACTTCTCTATGATCTAGAGAAACCTTGTAGAGTAATGAAatccattttaaattataaatgaatCATATGTGAAGGGGACTTACAGgcacatgtattttatttattctcttTCCAGAGTCTGCACGAGGAACATTTTCACTTTCACTTTGTTCATGGTAGATTTCGTTTTTCTAGTCACAAGAATGACTTGGTTTAGAATAATGAGTCAGAATTAAAACGAAAAAAGAAGTGGAGATATTACCAACCTGGAATGGGGTCTGATGTTTTCTCAATAATTTTACTCCTAATGGTTTTACTGATGTGAGTTCTTTCAGAGGCGTGGCTtgtttcttctctaaatttgcTTCCTTGAGAATACTCCTTTCCTAAATAAGCATAATAAGTAAAATATGTAAGTCACAAGATTGGATCGTTTCTGTAATTGATAAGCTGGTGAGTAAACATTCACATACATCGGTTCTCAGTCTAAAAGGCTTGGGATTTGTTGGCTTTGGTTTCTTATACTTTGTTTCATGAACACCTAAAGCAGGAACAGAACTCATTTTTAGCGTCTTCTTCGTTGCTTGATTGGCCTGCATCATTGTAAAAGTTGGAAGATGAATAAACTGAGATCCAGTTACAAGTACTAATTTCTAGCATCATGTTCAAATGGGCCTTAATACCTTATTTGTATCGTGATTACTAACAGTTTTCCCCTCTGACTGATTGTTCATTTCTCTGCAGTAGGGTAACAAACAAGTCCGGTTAATAAAGTTCAGTCCagttcaaaaaaaaacataaaacagTTGAagggaaataagaaaaaaaaaatcatacctGTTAATAttggaattttctttttcatcattCTCAGTGCTTTCACCTCCATTTTCTGTGTTATCAGAAGGCAAAGCATTTTCTTTATCATCAATGTCAGCATCCTGAGCCTGAGGGCTGCTCCTTTTGTCTTCACTTGACTTTCCTTTTACTGCATGCTCACTTGAATCAGTTAAATGTTTAACAGGTCCAGTATGATCTAtggaattttggtgatcactgTCTCCTGAAGCCCTCCCTTCAGAACTACACAAGGAGGAGATATTTCCTCTTGATGTTTCTGATAGAACTTCAACTGGATGCTCATCGGACCATGCTTCTGATGTTTCCAGTGTCTTTAAATTCTCCACATGACCAATTGTTTCACTGTTCTTAGAAGTGCCTGATTCAGAATAGCCTTCCAGAGAAACATCCCTTGGTCTGTGATCAATCTCCATATCCCTCGAATCATTTTCACCATCTTCATGAGACTGTAGACCACAGGACTCCTTCAAatccttttcctttttctttctcttcaaaTTTTTCAAAGGTTTTACTTCCCGGCCCTTTTGAGTGTGAGATTGCAACGAGTCATAAACCCTGCTTTTAACCTCTCGTCCCTTAAATAATTTCCTTGAAGTTGTATCTGTAGTCTGCTTCTTTCCCTTCACAATATCAAGCTTCGACATGGCTGTACATAATTTCGCCATTGGAGTTTTAAACTCTACTGAAATCTTGGTCCTGCAAACCTTCTTTGGAGACTGGAAAACCAAACCTTTTGCAATAGCTCTAGTCTTTGGCACCACAATGTTATTTCCCTTGGGATTCCGAACACTTTTAAATGTATCTGGATTTGATATTCGCTTTCTATTCCTTGGAGTAGTCAAAGCTTTTGTTGCTGCATTTGTTTTCTTCAAATTGGCTTTTGGGGTTGCAGTGATCTTTGAGAGTGATTTGTTCTTATCTTTCAAGTCAAATAGCCTGCGAGAAATCGAAGGAACTACCGGCATTCTTGTTATTTTAGGCTTGGATGATTTTGCAGGAGCTGTAAGTGGGCACTTGGGACTAGAGAAACTGACAAAAGCAAAAGCAAGAGCATTGTATGAGCAAAAGATAGATGATAGAAATTATTTTAGCAAACTTAGTCATTAAAGCTAGGTACCTCGGAGGTTTCTTGTATAGTGCTTTCCGAAACCGTATATTAGGACTCCTCGCTGCCATAACCTGTAAAACTCAACAATTTGAAGCCTAAATATTAGATTAGTTTACACATGAAAGCAACTCAAATCAAAACGGAAATTTATAACTAACCcgaagaataaaattcttttctATTGCTTCAGGGTCAAGTTCCTCTTCATGTTTTCTATCACATCCTATTGAAAAAGAAATAGTAAGAGAAGAGATTCGATGTCAAATGTATGCATTCCCAGCTAAGGTAAACCCAATTTGGAAAGAAAACTGTATACTTAGACAATTTTGGAACGAGAATTCTCAACCAAACATATTAAGAAAATAGTAATGAGCTACAAAGTATAACAGAAACTCAACTCTTTCAAGTTCAGGTGATTTGAAGAACCATCCAAAATTACCTAATATATATAGGTAAAAGGTTTCAGTGAGCTGataaattttcataattcaGTTTCTATTCTTTTTCTCCATTTTTCTTGGCTACCAAACAAACAAGCCTACAATCTCAAATTAAGTAataaaacaacataacaaaCTCAAATATAATCAGATCAAGTAAGAATTGAAAcattataaaagaaaaactaGCCAGAGCAAAAAACCAAAAATAGAAACTAAGTTCAAAAAGTGATGGCAAGAAAGAATTTAATTTCAACACGAACCGAAGCGCAAGCAGAACCAGTAACGATCGTCGGGACAGCACTGTTCGGGTACAGTGAAGTCAACGAACTTGGGTGCTTCAATCTTCTCATAAAAGTCATCCCCTCGTCCGCCATCTTCATCATTGATCTGCTCCGACAAGTGAGGCTCCTCCATTCGTAGAGAAAAGCTAGGCAGGCAGAGAAactggatttggaagtagaagatAGTGGAGCGTTGTCTGGGTTTGTTATGGGACACGGTGAATGGTAATGGTGAGAGTTTTTAAATTTGGGAGTTTGGGAAAGAGGAAAGAGAAAATCGGCTTTGGGTTCTTCACTCTGTAAGTAGCCGTTGcaaaagagtttttttttttatattttaatattttcggACAAGAAGGCCAAGAAAACGGCATAAGCAGGGGCCTTTAGGTCATTTCATGTGGTTGTAACGGGAAGATCTCGGCTCTTCTGGTCCCTACTTACCTCTTAGTTAATTACTTACTAGACGCACGTGGAACACATTAATGTCAAGCCCAAGACCAAGGCCAAAACCCAATCCTAGGCCCAAATTTGACCCATCAACTAATactatcttcttcttctttttaaacaagaagagaaaactcTATTAAATAAGAATAGCGAAATCAATCATTACAGTATTGTTGATGGCAAAAGAAATATTGCtactaacaaaaatataatatgagcaAGACAATAATCAAAGTTGTTACCAAATCGTTTGACACAACAAATTTGACTTTAAtaagagaaaattaattaaagcttTGTAATTTGAAACTAAAGAACCGAAAATAGAAGGCATAACAATAAAACTCTCAATTATTGgaacatataaaatttaatatagtgTTAAGTAAGTAACAATAATAGGAAAACTCTTACACTTAAGATGATGTATTTGTTGTAAATTTTTGTTTGAACCAGTTTCTTACTTTCTCTTTCTCCGAATGTTTCTCTTAACTTCTTAAAAAACCACTCCCATGATGAGTCATTCTCCGAGTCTCCTATTCCAAATGCCAATATGAATATGTGGTTATTAGTATCCATTGTTGATGTTGTAAACAACGTTCCTCCATATGTTATTTTCAAGAATGTGCCATCTACCACAATCACTGGTCTGTAATGAATCCATCCTCTGATTGAATTTGACAATGCTAAGAACATGTACTTGAACCGGTTCTTCTTGTCCGTAATTAATTTAGTTAATGTCTCTGGATTTGCTATTTTTAGCATATGAAGGTATATTAGTAGTTGCTGGTATGAGTCTTCTAGCTTTCCTCTTGACAATTctagaactttttcttttgttcTTCAAGCCTTTTGATATCCCATCGAAACCCCAAACTCATGTAGCAAGTCCTTCATAATGT
This window harbors:
- the LOC115704175 gene encoding uncharacterized protein LOC115704175, with product MEEPHLSEQINDEDGGRGDDFYEKIEAPKFVDFTVPEQCCPDDRYWFCLRFGCDRKHEEELDPEAIEKNFILRVMAARSPNIRFRKALYKKPPSFSSPKCPLTAPAKSSKPKITRMPVVPSISRRLFDLKDKNKSLSKITATPKANLKKTNAATKALTTPRNRKRISNPDTFKSVRNPKGNNIVVPKTRAIAKGLVFQSPKKVCRTKISVEFKTPMAKLCTAMSKLDIVKGKKQTTDTTSRKLFKGREVKSRVYDSLQSHTQKGREVKPLKNLKRKKKEKDLKESCGLQSHEDGENDSRDMEIDHRPRDVSLEGYSESGTSKNSETIGHVENLKTLETSEAWSDEHPVEVLSETSRGNISSLCSSEGRASGDSDHQNSIDHTGPVKHLTDSSEHAVKGKSSEDKRSSPQAQDADIDDKENALPSDNTENGGESTENDEKENSNINREMNNQSEGKTVSNHDTNKANQATKKTLKMSSVPALGVHETKYKKPKPTNPKPFRLRTDERSILKEANLEKKQATPLKELTSVKPLGVKLLRKHQTPFQKNEIYHEQSESENVPRADSGKRINKIHVPGRARTSRTNSTTKHEAHSEAVSTTPEKSSERAKLRPQPQGIASSRTVKTSGRLGVIKEKSSTIPRRKEAAKPSKHSISSTTEASCPVAPRSVSRGRRPSTMPKEPNFHSLHVPKSCTRKVV